From the genome of Solanum stenotomum isolate F172 chromosome 5, ASM1918654v1, whole genome shotgun sequence:
GGGATGGGTCACATGATGACATGAAAAGCACTTCATGTAATTGTTTTAGCCTTGGTTTGGGATGTTTTTTATGGTGCTCAAAGAAGTAAGGTATCGTGGCATTGGCAACTGCATAAGTTGAATTATAGTTGCAACGACAGTTGTTAATTAAGCTCTTTGGCCAAGGAAGATTATGTTAGATATTGAACTGGAGCGACAAGAAAGGCCGGAAGTCTTTGTGGATAATCAGGCAGCCATAGCAATTACTCGTAATCCAATTTTTCACggaaaaacaaaacattttaATATCAAATTGCACTTTCTCAGGGAAGTGCAAGAAGGTGGAGAGATGAAATTTGTTTATTGCAGGTCAGAAGATCAAATTGTTTGATGTGTTCACTAAGCCACTTCATGTTGAGCAGATTTGAATTCCTTAGAATGAAGCTTGGACTATGCAGTTCTTGAGCCAGGAGGAGTGTTGCAGTTGTGTTCTAGAACTACATGACCTAAATTCAAGCTAGAAGATGACGTAGGACAGAAGAATGTTGAGGAATAAATTGCtattttttagttgttttcTGTTTCCTAGTCAGATTAAACATTGTTAGCTACTGTTAAGGATTAATTCCTCAATTTCAGCAAGCAGTAACTTACTTTTAGCAGATATTTTAGCGTTATTTTATATCATCTTAGTTAAGATGTGATGTACTTTATTGTGTCTCAAATTAATCAATGAAAAACACTTTTCCTTTCTGTCTTCTCAATTCTTATTCTTCTCTGTTAAACACTAACaattagtttcttttgtatagttcattaaaaaaaagaaaatccaaaAGGCTTTTCGTTTGTACCAATTATACAACAAATTGGATTTTCCGAGTCTAGTCCAAGGCAATAAAGTGAAAGAATATACGGTATCAAATAATGACAAAGAATTCAGTCATTCTCTTCTGCCAAATCTCATCGAACCAATGATACAGATTCAATTTCATCTCTTGCTTTCTTGTACAGTTGAAGACTCTTGGCACATTGCTCTCTTTTGCCCATCAAAGCCGGGTCTTCATCTAATAATTTTCCCAGGTCCTTACCCTGAAAATCTCCCAAAAATTACTATTAGCACTGCCTTTGAAACACTAAAAGTAGGAAAATTAATATTCTATCTAATTCCCTTCAGAAGAGTAATTATTTGAATTGGAttgtgtgaaaaaaaataaaagaagctTAACtgagataaatttattttacaggAAAGATAAATGCTGCAGCCATTAAACTTGAACAGACTGAGCTCTTAATGTTACTTAAGAGAACCCATTCTATTTACAATATATTGTCTGTGATGATATACTCGAACCATGCACAGAAAAATTTACAACCTAGCTATGATACTCGGAGCCACCCACACACAAGGGGTGTCGGGGACACCCCTTGCCTGGAAAATTACATTCTATATacaggtaaaattttggtttaatatatatatatatatatatatatatgcaagtATTGACACCTCTTGAAACAAGCTGAAGGTTTAGTCTGGTGGTTAAGAGGTTGCGAAAATTTCTTGAGTTCACATGTTCTAGTCCTACTAGcctcataattattatttttcactaCAATTGACATTCATTAATGAAATTCCTTTTTTATACTACAATTGACACCCCTAATGAAAAAATCTTGTCTCTACCACTGCTCGGAGCTTCTTATGGTGCATAAGAAATTTATATTTGCAACACGTATATCTCAGATGTATTCTCTTGCCAAAAAGAAAGAATCGCGAATATCAAGCCTCTCAAATTGGCAAGTACTAACTTTTAGAGGAAAACTTACGAAATGACATCACAATGCTAGTCAATCCTGTGTCTAACTAGCACATTAAGTGGAATCATATCATATCCTTAGCTTCATCTTAAAGAAGTTAAATCAAATTTCTGAGTATCATGCGTCAAAATTAAGCTGCACAAATGTAGAAGATTTTCATCCAAACAAACCTAAACCAGAATTGTTAGATCACGTATTAAACCTATGCTAAACACAAATGTAAATCTGAAGCCAAGTAAGTACCTCTTTTTTCCCAATTTGAGTGTAGAAGTAATTCAGCAAAGATTGTTTGGCTTCCTTAACTTGGCAATAAACCACTGCTTTGGGAATTGTGTTCCTCAGCGTAACAGTCACCATATTTATATAAGATGATACGTTCGAAGCAATCCTCCTAAAGTGACCCTCGGCATACCGGTCTACAGCAGGTGTAGTTGCTGGATTTCCCCCTTTCTCCACTTCTTGAGGAAGTTTTCTGAAGAAGTCCACTGTCAAGTAGTTAGCTTCCATGTCTACCAGTCTTAAAACCGTCTTTCTACCTTCTTCGCAATACTTTTCCAAGGCTTCATATGAGGCTGCAGCTATTGCAGATTGCAGACTGGGAAACCGCTTCAACTCCTGCTCCATCATCATGATTAGAAAGGGAAGAGAAAAGGAGACGGTGGGGAAGAATAGAGCTTAACCCTACGCAGGGTCAACATTACCTGACATTCTCCGACTGATTTCCTCACAAGTTCCTTTAAGACAACGTGAACCTAATAAATGGATTTTTGCTTAGTTATACATCGAGTTAATTGTCATGGGAAGAAGCATGTATGTCAGTTGACTTCAATAACTTCAAAATAAGTACTTACAGCATCTACAGAGGCTTCAGCTGGTCCTCTAAAATAATTTAGTGCTCCCTCAATAAGCCGTCTATAACCTTGCTCAGGTGCAATCAAGTGAGGCTGATAACCATCAGCCTCAGAAACAATTTTTCTCACATTTTGCATCGAAAGATACCAATCAAATGGGAGCTTTCTTAAAGCAGCAGGAAGCTGATTGTCAAAAACTCCATATATTCGATCACCTCCTGGACGGCTGAAAGAAATAAGTGATGTATAATTGATGAAATTCCATATATTTTTAGCTGAATTTCACGTACAGTCATAACATAAAATATACAAGTGTTCATGTGTTCCTTAGAGGAGTATCTCCAAATTATCTCTCCCCTCTGTGCATTGCGGTGATCTAATTGAACCCTTTCCAATTATTTGATTTTCCTTGTCCATTTTGAACTTCAGGTTGCATTTGATGATATCTCTATTCACTTCTAAGGTTCAACATTGTTTAAATACTATTTTTCATGCCACTATGTGATGGCTAGCAACAATGTACCCACTTCTCTctcttttgaaatatttataacaATGAATAAACAGTACTTCAATGAACCCTGATTGTCGTCAGTAAGGACTTATAGTTATATAGACAGGCCGAAtttgcttgagattgaagcatACTTGTTGTTGTAATTAGTAAATAGTACTTATATCTAACTTCTTCACAGCAATTATGTGTAAGCAAGTCTCATTCTGGAACTTGACAAGAACATGTACGTTATAGATTAAGTTCCCAACAACACATAAAGGGGATTATTTTGTGAGCCAAATTAGGATAGTATCTATTGTATTTGGACCTCAGTGCCCTCTCTTTCTAGGAAGGGGTAAAATGAATGGATGCTCAAATCTTCTTcctcctttttttctcttcgATTCAGGAAGATCAACattcagaaaaaaaaacttgttaaaGAATATATCGCGATATCACTTTTCTACAAATGCCAAGGCATTCTGTTACTTCAGACAAACACTATACGTGTATACTGAGTGGGTTTACATTCATCTCCAACAGAACAACAATCCAAATGTTCATTggtcttttttatttaaaagagaAATAGGCTTTCCAAGACCCAAAACTAAGTCAAAAGTATGTTATTGTAGTACGAATGCTCCAAGCAATCTCGGAAACAGCATAAGAGGATAGCAAGATGGATCGAGGAAAAAGCATAAACaatgaattaaaacaaaacCAAATGTTTGGGATGTAGAGTAACTGGACAGAAGTCTTGTGCACAAATATAAATGAAGTTATTTATTTCTTCTCTCACATAGAGCTCACCatttcttcaattcttttttcGTGGCACTTCAATTTTTCAATGTTATgtgaatttaatataaattacaatatttctTCAAACCAAGAGCTTTAAGGTCCAAGTTATCATTGGAAATTAATGATAACTATTTAAAGGTAAACATTACACTCCTAATGAAATGGTAAACGAAATAGACAGATGAAGCTTTTAAGTTACAGATTATTTTCATCTGGTACCATGGACATCGAGAAGACACCTTTTCATTAGTATTTCCCACGAAATGCTAACCCAAGCTATGCATACTTACAAGTTTTATGGATGTGAACATGATTTTACATGAATGTACAATATTACCCCATAGTAGCCAAGGCAAGTGCAAGCTTGGATTACTCAGAAATAGCAAAGATACGTGGttacaaaaatcaaattaagaaacGAAAAAGTAATCCACGTACCCTCCATCCAGATGCTCCTTGAATATCTTGTCAAAAGCACGACAAAGTTCCAAGATAGTATACAATTGCGCCTGAGATAGAGTAGTGACGTTACTGAGTATATAGTATCTCAATGAAAAACAACACTGAGCGGAACAAAATGAAGCTTACCCCAGCATCAACAGAAATAGGCCTCCCAAGAAGGTCCATCTCAGATTCAAGTTCATCTATGCTTTTATTGATAACTGATATGATCCCTGGTATTTTAGCTCTAATTACAGACTCCAAATGCTGAACCAGAAAAAAAACTCAAGTGTtaactctattttaatttattgaggACTCTTTCTTCCACAGACAGCATTAAAAATAGACCTTTGAAAGAAGTTTTGCAAGATATTCTGAACCCATCTTGCTAGCCAGATGCCCATAGTCAGGACTGCTTGCAAAATATTCACGCTCCTTCCTTCTTGCATAGATCATGtccacatttttatttatatcagCTTGTGAACGATTCACAATTCCAACCCAAGGTTGTTGCAAGCGATAAGCCCTTCCTTCAAGAACCTTAGATTCGAAAAATAAAACGAATTCAAATGCTTTCATAAGTGATGAGGCTGTCCTCactaaattaaagaagaaatgagAG
Proteins encoded in this window:
- the LOC125865916 gene encoding phragmoplastin DRP1E-like, translated to MTTMESLIGLVNRIQMACTALGDYGATNNSFSSLWDQLPSVAVVGGQSSGKSSVLESMVGRDFLPRGSGIVTRRPLVLQLHKTDEGQQEYAEFGHLPRTPFTDFSLVRKEIQDETDRITGKTRQISPVPIHLSIYSPNVVNLTLIDLPGLTKVAVEEQPESVVKDIEDMVRSYVEKPNCIILAISPANQDIATSDAIKLSREVDPTGERTFGVLTKLDLMDKGTNALDVLEGRAYRLQQPWVGIVNRSQADINKNVDMIYARRKEREYFASSPDYGHLASKMGSEYLAKLLSKHLESVIRAKIPGIISVINKSIDELESEMDLLGRPISVDAGAQLYTILELCRAFDKIFKEHLDGGRPGGDRIYGVFDNQLPAALRKLPFDWYLSMQNVRKIVSEADGYQPHLIAPEQGYRRLIEGALNYFRGPAEASVDAVHVVLKELVRKSVGECQELKRFPSLQSAIAAASYEALEKYCEEGRKTVLRLVDMEANYLTVDFFRKLPQEVEKGGNPATTPAVDRYAEGHFRRIASNVSSYINMVTVTLRNTIPKAVVYCQVKEAKQSLLNYFYTQIGKKEGKDLGKLLDEDPALMGKREQCAKSLQLYKKARDEIESVSLVR